The following coding sequences lie in one Aricia agestis chromosome 10, ilAriAges1.1, whole genome shotgun sequence genomic window:
- the LOC121730960 gene encoding uncharacterized protein LOC121730960 isoform X3 has protein sequence MSATSEYERTVQQDYGPTTSNEHLYEHEFVHPLIEKMDVSNVRPQILRAVPLSPTRGDPEPDSTNPESIIHSVHNIDKDVKYHITEKRCDSDMSVDTLPRIVRFEESNIESVSRISYPVIQGTDDSGDGSYGENTATLIQAPLNAAIVHNVTKLPQNFTINVDATVGNIATIQNVSQDGTGNQTLWLPTILTTNASDNKNEENRQSGVSQIIITSESYINNTNTTNRRGNIITEASYIGRPKASKVQILSNISIPKNTNYSQQYVAQGKEITSPVYAQQNHIYKLSPNLVPTKHVNNNIQSTKPPKSQSLISASTMTQTVINSSPAKNVPYSHTYTKSTNVNKVNNGANLNAIVAASSGNTHCHILSRVVSGPNKLSVHSGRKGNALKGSKNSQNSGQGKNPRSIKIIQQTGNASKSENKTWPVASVTYKGQSNYNVETSTSMVIQKIGSPTHKNQQSISLQKVPKGERLVLQSPCGPVLISTAPLSSSLPKGPHYVQSGSTANLQYVQTYGGENQLSTVSQISANQQLTAQILQSLSQPKLMLHQGPSPLTPVKSSISPIFSTLEEPVETKPPNPKRIVFGDKTTLMTADDIIGVEERPNLFEELRRYSFQPLAFVMLDHTYALPAQKLPTPSTSNKAEVPTSPIASAPPIPITTPMSPLKRQSPTVITSVSNDIIPTTVATTTICAPMATTVAPPIERLPFKPLSLPQQDDDTASIISSVEGERRPPMPGGSDTETAPEGEEEGKTRCICDFTHDDGYMICCDRCGEWQHVDCMGIDRNNIPDAYMCELCMPRTIDRRHARIIQLRKREELNALAGSDSDSNEYPSLIPGQRRKRLLTVTTYTNTSGTCVTTYNSSLPVLPSPTPQPTLTLPKRGPKQRPKKTEVMRKGTKRKLAEKRVKRKKELMLNKSKFNSTMSSQPHWRDLFEQAMTNHYSPELRAKIMKYSSKLGNTSNMSSAITAHLCTTVPHAGGKILIATKDLRENTPVIELRGKYMLSNQHRPQLQNSARAGSQKPGPFVFFYRLPKDNTQICIDTRTYGNEARFVRRSCKPNAELQHCIVKGTLHVYLATITDVQSNTEITVGHDTNGAKQPCACGNPKHCKVNGLNTLPPRKSVDISQREKRSRNRCLSSSSPMSPPPTVTTPVTTPVKEMSPPFTHIKTEIKTEKKSPIKHEFPPMSPPKESYVPFHYNEPVKSEPLLDLKADNQEFDLTAKEEMKSDFDEPDYVKSEPEEEQELPTSIPEPPPEPQEEEIKPIEKEIKKEVPVKVQNVEKEKIVEIEKKEEIIEKDPPMEIVADNIKEEPIKEEEKIKVEEPKEKVEEERPMTREFSAKSACHDRSSRSSRTCNKESDSHDEKTDDSQDKVHTSSSKEKEKRKMTREERKMEAIMKAFERMEKAQQRKQEVKERQKRRESDPHPTNFTEKDDDDDNHCSTKRRKRRKGRARTASQSNRRRLNSADSDMLTSGDEAPHTETDANDTPENHDTTDAPAPPRESLNEDLGLSSACLLVEAAVGSVESAFKLPKTKKTMATEWIGRSPDRTPSPYHSPYRPALVTAPSLESLVRVASTMIGEIATKISGNPEFPEETPKSPPRTPGREKNRPPKKAKRVTRSTPTVEVPEVTPRTDVMQHSAKKRWLRQAISEESDAPSIESPPSEMVTPLKKRRLARESLSCDQNPIVPCNDETSPSLALEDSPVKDDSMSHTNQYSRHNIMDYYSRDRTRSDSGQGSDDQCNIDHDILNVNIKGPHDSENIRRIIGVPTPEEELPPPVITKPEDIETTNNNNLDMEESNYNKVVPMDIDTTVIAQTKLESNENSNEVKGLESPNDKVQSSQSADTSGNSSPQRDEMDDIQKKIHSFHTENILILKSRNKKPPKEKRKKVNLNFDLNMVDDQISIQLRTENTSPKTLEVNGDLHDDTNSHDDAKLHVSPENIPLPPVESTPLPPVESIPLPTSPENIPLPEETSPMPIVPPPETIPLPEEPMKPKKLVSKPKKVVSPQTKPEEKEDRPSVIDSNSAVPFSTRFSSTGLFSGIFSNMSNTFKMDTSINDNIPNMSIIKSAIDRTTSLDGRLFDKDSVSPVDDLKSVQEILTRVNNMDSNNSVILSGVLRGTTPAGTSPVRVPAPVSPVVAGAPPLAAVPCGVPAPVSPAPLSQPHPHPVRSLCSRALDPRLNPPPVDKPKPVRRKLSISEYRLRQLGAVGSCEEGTEAPCEGEGSSEVEEWSRSSASLSPQRLEAVAAAAADDLEQRLHRDLQTQLPAAGVFDAQPTASERQREDLSSRLRLEYGLALPDDDARAPPDTDSSRRAR, from the exons ATGTCAGCGACATCAGAATATGAACGAACGGTCCAGCAA GATTACGGGCCGACCACCTCCAATGAACATCTTTATGAGCATGAATTTGTTCACCCATTGATTGAAAAAATGGATGTGTCTAATGTTCGTCCACAAATATTAAGGGCTGTCCCCCTCTCACCCACTCGGGGCGATCCTGAGCCAGACTCTACTAATCCCGAAAGCATCATTCATTCTGTGCATAATATTGATAAGGACGTTAAATATCACATAACAGAGAAGAGATGTGATAGTGACATGTCAGTTGACACCCTTCCCAGGATAGTTCGTTTTGAAGAAAGTAACATTGAAAGTGTTAGTAGAATTTCCTACCCCGTCATACAAGGTACTGATGACTCGGGTGATGGTAGTTACGGGGAGAATACGGCCACACTTATTCAGGCTCCTCTGAATGCGGCAATTGTTcataatgtaacaaaacttCCACAGAATTTTACAATTAATGTGGACGCAACTGTTGGTAACATAGCAACAATTCAAAATGTATCCCAAGATGGTACCGGTAATCAGACTTTGTGGTTGCCCACAATTCTTACTACGAATGCATCTGATAACAAGAATGAAGAAAACAGACAATCTGGAGTCTCACAGATTATTATTACCAGTGAAAGTTATATTAACAACACAAATACTACAAATCGTAGAGGAAATATTATAACTGAAGCCAGTTATATCGGCCGACCGAAGGCATCAAAAGTTCAGATACTGAGCAATATAtcaatacctaagaatacaaaCTATTCGCAACAATATGTTGCACAGGGCAAAGAAATTACTTCACCTGTGTATGCACAGCAAAACCACATCTACAAATTGAGTCCTAACCTAGTACCTACAAAACATGTGAACAATAATATTCAAAGTACAAAACCACCTAAGAGTCAGTCTTTGATTAGCGCATCTACCATGACTCAGACTGTTATCAACAGCAGTCCAGCAAAAAATGTGCCATACAGTCACACATACACCAAGAGCACAAACGTGAATAAGGTTAACAATGGTGCTAACCTAAACGCAATTGTTGCTGCATCATCCGGCAACACTCATTGTCACATTCTGTCCAGAGTTGTGTCAGGACCCAACAAGTTATCAGTACATTCTGGGAGAAAAGGCAATGCACTCAAGGGTTCCAAAAATTCTCAGAACTCCGGCCAAGGGAAGAATCCAAgatctattaaaattatacaacaAACAGGAAATGCAAGTAAATCAGAAAACAAGACGTGGCCGGTGGCTAGTGTCACATATAAGGGCCAATCTAATTATAATGTGGAAACGAGCACTTCTATGGTTATACAGAAGATCGGGAGCCCAACACACAAAAACCAGCAGTCAATATCACTTCAAAAAGTTCCCAAAGGAGAGAGATTGGTGTTGCAGTCGCCCTGCGGCCCAGTTCTTATATCTACGGCCCCACTTAGCTCAAGCTTGCCTAAAGGTCCACATTATGTACAATCAGGATCTACTGCAAATCTCCAATATGTTCAGACATATGGTGGGGAAAACCAGCTCTCTACAGTTTCACAGATTTCTGCTAATCAGCAGTTGACTGCACAAATCTTGCAGTCCTTATCTCAGCCAAAACTTATGTTGCACCAGGGCCCATCACCCTTGACCCCAGTGAAAAGCAGCATCAGTCCAATATTCAGTACACTCGAGGAACCAGTTGAAACGAAACCACCAAATCCAAAGAGGATTGTATT TGGCGACAAGACGACATTGATGACAGCTGATGATATTATTGGAGTTGAAGAGAGACCAAATCTTTTTGAGGAGCTGCGCAGATACTCCTTCCAACCTTTGGCATTTGTTATGCTGGATCATACTTATGCTTTACCTGCGCAGAAACTACCTACTCCTAGTACATCCAATAAGGCAGAAGTGCCAACATCACCAATAGCTTCCGCACCACCCATTCCTATCACCACTCCCATGAGCCCATTGAAGAGGCAATCTCCTACGGTGATAACTTCAGTATCAAATGATATAATACCAACAACAGTGGCTACGACCACCATTTGCGCTCCCATGGCGACAACTGTCGCACCGCCAATTGAACGCTTGCCCTTCAAACCTCTATCCCTGCCTCAGCAAGATGATGATACTGCCTCAATCATATCATCAGTGGAAGGGGAGAGAAGACCACCAATGCCCGGTGGCAGCGACACCGAGACCGCACCCGAAGGTGAAGAGGAAGGCAAAACACGATGCATTTGTGATTTTACCCATGACGACGGTTACATGATTTGCTGTGACCGTTGCGGCGAGTGGCAACACGTCGATTGTATGGGCATAGACAGAAATAACATACCAGACGCGTACATGTGCGAGCTCTGTATGCCTAGAACAATAGACAGACGTCATGCTAGAATTATCCAATTACGGAAACGAGAGGAATTGAATGCCCTGGCCGGGTCGGACTCAGATTCGAATGAGTATCCATCGCTGATACCAGGACAGCGACGAAAGAGGTTGCTTACTGTAACAACATACACTAATACTTCAGGAACTTGTGTCACAACATACAATTCTAGTTTACCGGTGCTACCGTCTCCTACCCCGCAGCCAACGTTGACACTCCCGAAGCGGGGCCCAAAGCAGCGCCCGAAGAAAACGGAAGTGATGAGAAAAGGTACGAAACGGAAACTCGCCGAGAAAAGGGTTAAAAGGAAGAAGGAACTGATGTTGAATAAGAGCAAATTCAACTCAACCATGTCGAGCCAACCGCACTGGCGTGACTTATTCGAGCAGGCTATGACAAATCATTACAGTCCAGAATTGAGAGCCAAAATCATGAAGTACAGTAGTAAACTTGGCAACACGTCCAACATGTCTTCTGCAATCACTGCACATTTATGCACTACAGTACCACACGCTGGTGGTAAAATTCTGATTGCTACTAAAGATCTGAGAGAAAACACACCAGTCATTGAGTTGAGAGGAAAATATATGCTGTCTAACCAACACAGACCTCAATTGCAAAATTCAGCCAGAGCTGGCAGTCAAAAGCCAGGTCCTTTCGTATTTTTCTATCGCCTGCCCAAAGACAATACTCAAATATGCATAGATACCCGAACATATGGTAATGAGGCACGATTTGTGCGTAGATCTTGTAAACCTAACGCGGAACTACAGCATTGCATCGTAAAAGGTACATTACATGTATATTTAGCGACCATCACCGATGTCCAATCCAACACTGAAATAACCGTCGGTCATGATACCAATGGCGCTAAACAACCCTGCGCATGCGGGAACCCGAAACACTGCAAAGTGAACGGCTTAAACACACTTCCACCGAGGAAAAGTGTGGATATATCACAGAGGGAGAAGAGAAGTAGGAACAGATGTTTGAGCTCTTCATCACCTATGTCACCTCCACCGACAGTAACCACCCCAGTGACTACACCAGTCAAAGAAATGTCGCCACCCTTTACACATATAAAAACAGAAATCAAAACTGAAAAGAAATCACCGATTAAACATGAGTTTCCACCTATGTCTCCACCTAAGGAATCATATGTACCTTTCCATTACAATGAGCCTGTTAAATCCGAGCCATTATTAGATCTGAAAGCAGACAATCAAGAATTCGATCTCACTGCTAAAGAAGAAATGAAATCTGACTTTGATGAACCAGATTATGTTAAAAGTGAACCAGAGGAGGAACAGGAGCTACCAACATCTATACCGGAACCGCCTCCGGAACCTCAGGAGGAAGAAATAAAACCTATAGAAAAGGAAATTAAAAAAGAGGTACCTGTAAAAGTTCAGAATGTTGAAAAAGAAAAGATTGTAGAAattgaaaagaaagaagaaattaTTGAGAAGGATCCACCAATGGAGATAGTTGCAGATAATATTAAAGAGGAACCAATAAAGgaagaagaaaaaataaaagttgAGGAGCCTAAGGAGAAAGTTGAAGAAGAAAGACCAATGACAAGAGAATTTTCTGCAAAATCGGCATGTCACGATAGGTCCTCTAGATCTAGTCGGACTTGTAATAAAGAGTCTGACTCTCATGACGAGAAAACTGATGATTCTCAAGATAAAGTGCATACATCTAGTAGTAAGGAAAAAGAAAAACGGaaaatg ACACGAGAGGAGCGCAAGATGGAAGCGATAATGAAAGCATTTGAGAGGATGGAGAAGGCACAGCAGAGGAAACAAGAAGTAAAAGAAAGACAAAAGAGAAGAGAATCTGATCCTCATCCCACTAACTTCACAGAGAAagacgatgatgatgacaaCCATTGCAGCACCAAAAGACGAAAGAG gAGGAAAGGACGTGCGCGTACGGCATCTCAGTCCAACCGACGCCGTCTTAACTCTGCTGACAGTGACATGTTGACTTCTGGAGATGAGGCACCGCACACAGAAACTGATGCTAATGATACACCAGAGAATCATGATACCACAGACGCACCAGCACCACCACGAGAATCTCTAAATGAG GATCTTGGGTTAAGCTCTGCATGTCTCCTTGTGGAAGCGGCGGTCGGGTCAGTCGAATCAGCTTTCAAACTACCCAAAACTAAGAAGACCATGGCCACTGAATGGATAGGCCGCTCGCCTGACCGAACACCCTCGCCCTATCATTCTCCCTACAGACCAGCCTTAGTGACTGCCCCGTCACTAGAGAGCTTAGTGCGAGTCGCATCTACCATGATCGGAGAGATTGCCACTAAGATAAGTGGCAACCCAGAATTTCCAGAAGAAACACCCAAATCACCTCCTAGGACGCCTGGGAGAGAGAAAAATAGACCACCAAAGAAGGCGAAGAGGGTAACTCGAAGTACACCGACAGTAGAAGTGCCAGAGGTCACTCCTCGGACAGATGTTATGCAACACAGCGCTAAGAAGCGGTGGCTAAGGCAAGCCATCAGCGAGGAAAGCGATGCGCCAAGTATAG AATCACCTCCCAGTGAAATGGTGACGCCATTGAAGAAGAGGAGATTAGCACGGGAATCACTGTCGTGTGATCAGAACCCTATAGTGCCT TGCAATGACGAGACATCGCCATCACTCGCTCTAGAGGACTCTCCAGTCAAAGACGACTCAATGTCACACACCAATCAgtatagcagacacaatatCATGGATTATTACAGCAGAGATCGAACACGGTCGGACAGTGGGCAGGGCTCCGACGACCAGTGTAACATTGACCATGACATACTCAACGTAAACATTAAGGGACCTCACGATAGCGAAAACATCCGGAGGATAATCGGAGTACCGACTCCTGAGGAGGAGCTTCCTCCACCAGTGATAACAAAACCCGAGGACATTGAgacaacaaacaataataacttgGATATGGAGGAGAGCAACTACAATAAGGTCGTTCCGATGGACATAGATACTACCGTCATAGCTCAGACCAAACTAGAGTCTAATGAAAACAGCAACGAGGTCAAAGGACTCGAGAGTCCCAACGATAAAGTACAAAGCTCCCAATCAGCCGACACTAGTGGTAATTCTTCACCGCAGCGAGACGAGATGGACGATATACAGAAAAAGATACACTCGTTTCACACGGAAAACATACTCATACTGAAGAGCAGAAACAAAAAGCCACCAAAGGAGAAGAGAAAAAAGGTGAACCTGAATTTTGATCTAAATATGGTAGACGACCAAATCAGTATTCAGTTGAGGACAGAGAACACGAGTCCGAAGACTCTAGAAGTGAATGGGGATTTGCACGACGACACTAACTCGCACGATGATGCCAAGTTGCACGTTTCGCCGGAAAACATACCGCTGCCACCCGTGGAGTCTACACCGCTGCCACCCGTGGAGTCTATACCGCTGCCTACGTCTCCGGAGAATATTCCGCTGCCAGAGGAAACAAGCCCCATGCCTATAGTGCCTCCACCGGAGACTATTCCTCTCCCTGAGGAGCCCATGAAACCCAAAAAGCTCGTATCCAAACCGAAAAAAGTCGTGTCGCCTCAAACGAAACCGGAGGAAAAGGAGGATCGACCCTCTGTAATCGACAGCAATTCGGCAGTCCCGTTCTCGACGCGGTTCAGCTCGACGGGTCTGTTCTCAGGGATATTCAGCAACATGTCCAACACTTTCAAAATGGACACCTCCATCAACGACAACATACCCAACATGTCTATAATAAAAAGTGCAATAGATAGGACTACAAGTTTAGATGGTAGGTTATTTGATAAGGACAGTGTTAGCCCGGTGGACGATTTGAAAAGTGTGCAAGAGATATTGACTCGTGTGAACAATATGGACTCGAATAACAGTGTAATATTGTCGGGGGTGCTGCGGGGGACGACGCCTGCGGGGACGTCGCCGGTTCGAGTCCCCGCTCCGGTGTCCCCGGTCGTGGCTGGCGCTCCGCCCCTCGCGGCCGTGCCCTGCGGAGTCCCAGCGCCGGTGTCGCCCGCGCCGCTCTCTCAGCCCCATCCGCATCCGGTGCGGTCGCTCTGCTCGCGAGCGCTGGACCCGCGTTTAAACCCACCGCCCGTCGACAAGCCCAAGCCCGTCAGAAGAAAG CTGTCCATCAGCGAGTATCGGTTACGGCAGCTCGGGGCCGTGGGGAGCTGTGAGGAGGGCACAGAAGCGCCCTGCGAGGGCGAAGGCTCCTCGGAGGTGGAGGAGTGGTCGCGGTCGTCGGCGTCGTTGTCGCCGCAGCGGCTTGAGGCTGTCGCGGCGGCTGCGGCTGATGACCTCGAGCAGCGCTTGCACAGGGACCTCCAGACGCAGCTACCAGCAG CAGGTGTGTTCGACGCCCAGCCGACGGCGTCGGAGCGCCAGCGAGAGGACCTCAGCTCGCGGCTGCGCCTCGAGTACGGCCTCGCGCTGCCCGACGACGACGCGCGAGCGCCGCCAGATACCG ATTCGTCGAGGCGGGCGAGATAG